A stretch of DNA from Carassius carassius chromosome 22, fCarCar2.1, whole genome shotgun sequence:
CGGCAGTCTGGAAGCTTCTTCCTCCTCATATCCACACAGGATCTCAATTTCATCCTGAGGAAGACTCCGAACTTGATCGAGGTTGGGATTAAAACTGCCCCGCTCTGGAACAGGAATAGCACAGGTCGATGAGAAGACCATAACCTCTCGGTCCAGTATTGGTTCAGAATGGTGAAGGGCGTGACACTGCTTGCCGATGAGAGGGGAGTGAGATGGGCTGTAGGGAGGAGTCGGAAGACCTGTGTCTGGATTTAAAATGCTTTCATTTCCAAATGAGGTGGAATTAAGGTCCAAATCCTGCTTGTCCCCCATCACACAACCTTCTACAGTGATGCTTAGTCTGTGGATTACAGAACAGCGGCCTATCGTCTCTTCTAAAGCAACACCTGCATCGCCTTCCATAGTGTGAGATGGTTCAGGCGGGGATGTACTTTGAGATTGCATTCGTGAGCTGGAGTCGCAGTTTCTTGGCATTTGGTGGGCAGAATTTGTATTGCACGACGGTATGTAAACGACTGAGGTGTAAAAACTTTCTTTAACGTTAGATGTTTGGGCTGCCGTATGTTTGGGGTCGCATTCTCTAGGCAGCGGAGTCAGGCCTAAACTCTTCCTGATCTCGGCACTCTTCAGCCAGAACTCCTCTACGACCTCTAACCTCTTGACAGGTGGGTTCTCAGGGTTCATCGATAGCTCAGATGTGGGAGTGGGGCCTGATTCTGGTGATTTCAAAGAGGGTGGGGACTCTACAGGTGACTGGTGCATTGAAATGGACTCTTCTTGTTCCTGTTGGTTGCATGGTTTGGACTCTCCGACTGAGCTGGTGTCTATATCTGTGTCATCACTGTATCCTTCAAATGACTCTGCTTATTTAAACAATGAAGggatgaagaaaaaaagtgttattaaaaTTTGAAAGAATTTCTAGATTAGTTTTTGAAACTTCTGAACAAAATAGTTTTGTGGGGGAAGCACTGCAGCCTTTCAGCTCCTCTTAAACAAGCAGTAACATAAATCAGCCTGAGAAAAGATAAGCTTGTAAAGAGGGTTCAATGGTACAAATAAGCTATAGAAAAGCTAATTGATTGTTTTGGAGGTTTTCCACTTTTGACAGATCCGTATTCTGGAACTATATTTCAAATCAGTTCTCCAACATATACAATGGCTGaataattgtttgttttaattagacatattaatttaaatatacaattatattaatttagaaatatacagtatatatatatatatatatatatatatatatacagtcgtggccaaaagttttgagaattacataaatattggaaattggaaaagttgctgcttaagtttttataatagcaatttgcatatactccagaatgttatgaagagtgatcagatgaattgcatagtccttctttgccatgaaaattaacttaatcccaaaaaaaactttccactgcatttcattgctgtcattaaaggacctgctgagatcatttcagttatCGTGtggttaactcaggtgagaatgttgacgagcacaaggcaggagatcattatgtcaggctgattgggttagaatggcagacttgacatgttaaaaggtgTCATTGtccttccattgttaaccatggtgacctgcaaagaaacgcgtgcagccatcattgcgttgcataaaaatggcttcacaggcaaggatattgtggctactaagattgcacctaaatcaacaatttataggatcatcaagaacttcaaggaaagaggttcaattcttgtaaagaaggcttcagggcgtccaataaagtccagcaagcgccaggatcgtctcctaaagaggattcagctgcgggatcggagtgccaccagtgcagagcttgctcaggaatggcagcaggcaggtgtgagcgcatctgctcgcacagtgaggccaagacttttggaagatggcctggtgtcaagaagggcagcaaagaagccacttctctccaaaaaaaaacatcagggacagattgatcttctgcagaaagtatagtgaatggactgctgaggactggggcaaagtcatattctccgatgaagcccctttccgattgtttggggcatctggaaaaaggcttgtccggagaagaaaaggtgagtgctaccatcagtcctgtgtcatgccaacagtaaagcatcctgacaccattaatgtgtgggttgcttctcatccaagggagtgggctcactcacaattctgcccaaaaacacagccatgaataaagaatggtaccaaaacaccctccaacagcaacttcttccaacaatccaacaagtttggtgaagaacaatgcattttccagatcAATgggatcttaatcccattgagtcAACTCAATCCTCAAGAaatgggtggacaaacaaaaacccactaattctgacaaactccaagaagtgattatgaaagaatgggttgctatcagtcaggatttggcccagaagttgattgagagcatgcccagtcgaattgcagaggtcctgaaaaagaagggccaacactgcaaatactaactctttgcataaatgtcatgtaattgtcgataaaagcctttgaaacgtatgaagtgcttgtaattatatttcaatacttcacagaaacaactgaaacaaagatctaaaagcagtttagcagcaaaccttttgaaaactaatatttatgtaattctcaaaacttttggccacgactgtatatatataacgatcggccgatcgttagcATGTGCTAACCAGACAGTGAATTAAAGatgttttttgttatttctgtTGTGGCAAACTACAAAGCCTCACCCCTTAGTGAAATCTTACTGGTTCAGAATCTTACACATAGCAAATATGTTAGGATTGGTAGTGATTGTTTGCATTGTGCAGCATTATTGCTTTCTGTGTGGGCAGAAAAATTACAATATGAAAACATGTCATGCTGTGCCTGGTTAGGACACGGTTCAAGTTAGATACCaatttgcaaaatatacaaaacaGGCAAACCAAAACAACTGCAAAATATTTCTATAGCATaaccaaaaactaaaaatgtcaactgcaaaatatacaaacataaaaaaatgcaccATTTATCATGCAAATGAAATAACCAgcaaacaaatcttttaggttAAAATGATGCAACTAAGGCTAATGAAGGCCATCGATTGTCTTCAGAGGCGGTACTACCTTTAACAAACTCCGCCTCCTCTTCCTCAAGCCACACCCCTGAGAGCCGTTCCCTCTGCCAAGGGCAGTACTCACCCTCTACATATCAACACACcccataatacacacacatacagtggtgAATACACAACAATAAACATACAAACAAGCATGACAACATTCACcttgcacacaaacacataaacatatTGTGGAACTATAACACAAAAACAGATAAAGACAGACATTAAATTGAACACTACCTCATCTTAAGATGATTTTTCTGAAATAAACAAGCTATATAGTTTATAAAGAGATTGAATAGAAACAAAAACCCACCATCACTAGAATCTCCCTCGTCTTGACTTTCTTCTGAAACTCCTCctccttcttcttcctcttcctcctcatcctcatcttcGGCATTAACTTCCTCTTGATTTTCCTGgttctctcctccctcttcctCCTTTAGCTCCTTCCCCaggtctaactctctctctccattgGTCCTGATGTTTGGCTCCTCCTCCTTCCAGGCAAGCTCCTCCTCCTCAAGGTCTGACTCAGAGCTACTGAAGACCCCAAAAAGAGACCGAGTTAGCCAGGGAAAACATGACAGTAAATTTTAGTAGCAAAACAGGAGTATGTTTGGATACCTGGACTGCTCCTCTGTGTTTTTATCCTTCATGCTGGTGCTGAGGTTGTGCTGTGCAAGCGTCTCCTCTGGGACATCCTGCAGTGGGCTGTCCTGTTGCTTTGGACAGGGTTTGTAGTTCTCCAGCTCAATGCGTTCTGGGGTACCACACAGTCTCTTGGCCTGGATGGATACCATATCTGGGTGGGCGATGGAGGACCAGCTGTCTATTGGGGTGGTTGTGCCTAGAGAGGATAAAGACGTGGAAGCCGAAGATGGAGCAGGGGGAGCCTgaagaaacagaaacacacacaagtcTGCATTACACaacaactttttaaatatttcatatttcatatgttTGAATGCAGAATAAACAAATTATAGAGTTATATATGTGTgggtgtaaatatatatatatatatacacaaaaaaaatataataataataataataataatattatatatatatatatatatatatatgtatatatataaaataaattaaacatttaataaatacattacaaaCTATGGTGCATGTtatactattttaaaaaaattgcttcctatttttacataaaattattagACATTTTGACATATATAGTCATTATACTGATAATGCGTGTGTActgtaaaacatacatttttaaatgttatatttatctaAGAATGGGCACATAGAGGATCTAAAAGAAGTATAGTGGTGATATTGATGAGTGATGAGGTTACCGGAGTAGGTCGAGGGGTCACAGGTGGGGCCGGTCTCTTTCTctgagccattctgaagctgaaGTGGTGCTTACAGTAAAACTTCCCTGTACAAACCAAAAGAAAGGATAAGACGTGACAATAAAAAAAGTAGCTGATGCAGGGAGTTGATGTCTTATTTATACCGTAGTTTAAAGTCTGTCTGAATGTCACCTCTTTTTGTAAACTTGAAGTATTCGAATAATGTGATCTGTACGACCCTATCACTTGGAACTTTTTGGTGTTTTGATTCCTATTTGAAAAAAACGCATTTTGCTGAGGGcctttaatttgtgtgtgtgcccTACTGTCATTGTCGCACAACAATAAAAGCCCTGTCCCAACAGACACATATTTCAGACCTTATGACTGTGCATCGATAACAAAAGAGCAGTTTGTTTTGCCGAAAACAGTCGCCTACAGGAACACAGAACAacagggcattttttttttacacactgtaTCGCCCATCTTGTGACAACAAGCTAAAAAGCTTAACACCTATTGTTTTTGATATGAGCATAAAATCTTAAAAACCCTAAATACTGCAAATGTATGAAGTGGTTAATCATGCACACACGCACCATGTAGCTGGTCATAAGCATAGTTGGACAAGCGTAACGTGGTGCTGCAGTGGTCACACTGGAAGCAGCTCCTGTGGAAGAACTTTCCCTCCGCGCTCAGCCTTTCCATGACATAAACACGACGGCCACAGAAATAACACACATCGCTGCCGCCCATATTCACAGGAAACTCCTTTTGATACCCCTACAGGTGAGAAGCCAAGGGTCAAGACTCAAAATAAAGATGCTTAACATGGGCAATTACAGCAGTCAGGACAGAACTGGGGTGACAGTGTGCGTTCAAACATTTTTTGGATTAGTATTAGTTATTATAATtactgtgttatttattttttattatttaatatttcattcatatattgcattctattttattttttcatttgaatagaaaataatattaatatgccAAATAAAATATGGATAACATAATGGAATGTTCCAAACAAAGTCACCGATTTAACCACATGCCATAAACACAAGTTTGAtcatttcaataaattacatttgattgcAGCACTTCCATGGAACAACACTTTGGTTGTGATGAATATAACAATGGCGTAAAGCATTGAGCCTTCTTAGAGAAACTGGATTACAGCAGGAACTTACACACTCACAGTAATTAGTAAAAATAACACCAGCGCTGGGTTATAGACCTCATACACACAGTAATAAAGGCACTTAAAGGGACACAAGGACATATACATTGTTAGGGAAGATCTGACACAGCACTACAGGTGAACTCTTACCAACTCCCTCCTCATGGGAGCCTGATCCTGCTGACTCTGAATCTGATTGGCTATCTGCTGAGCCAATGAGCTCACTCCGCCCGTATACATCTGAATGTAGCTCTACAAATCAAAAGATGAGCACGGAAATCAAGCAGGAATGCAAAATGCTTCTGAGATGAAAACCATCACAAAGACAAAAGAAATGATGTATGAATATTCATATGAGAGCACAAAGGTGTGGAGATGACAGATTGGTcttaaaaaaaatagagaaagGCAACAAAAAtgaatactattattatttactatatactaattttaaagtttatagtatatagtttgttgttttatgtgcattgtagcactttgaggtcattgaattgatgtaaagtgcgttacaaataaaatgtattattatattattattattactataaagaTAACCATAACAACAGCTATATTATTGGTAAAACTGGTTTTTGATTGAAATTTGTCTGTAAATGTTTTCATCATTAATcaactggggaaaaaaatcattctgaaagtgattttgacagtgaaagtgaatctatctctccatccatccatccataaatcaatataaataaaCCTGTCAGTCGAAGGCAAAGTCAGTAAGAAGCATAGAGGATTAGATAGAGAAAATAAATGATCCTGTTTGAGATTCTTCAGTTAAGGCCCTCAAAAAAATCACGTCCCATGGCTTCTAGTCCCTGATAGGCTGTTGAGCCCCAGCCAGTTCACGCACAGAGCTCCTTCATTACTTAAAACAGAACCAGATTAGCCATTGTTATGCAAAATGTACACTACTGGACCCATTTCATCTCATAGTACAGGTGTGTTTTTACCTTCACGCTTTAAATTGGCAGAGAGTGaactttgacttttttttgcaGCGGAAACTCATCAGCTCCTGCTGTGTTGTTTGCTTTTTCTTAAGTAGGGTTGGtggtatggaagcacatgggtagcgatattcaatttgcaatgtaatatgcaaaatgacaatgcaatatgtaaaatgacaatgcatttctgtatttacatttaatatgtaaaatgaataataactaattttaacgctttataagttgcaaaattaaaatgaaaatgtattacagaaattattagatatgtataacatgttcaagcaaaaactgtggcaaaattatcatttaaatgctatttttcttaaatgcattaacactcacagtcaagacacttacgattgcattttcattcaatgtcccgcaatgaatgtagcaaaattcaatgtgcacattgaaaatgcattctgagccgatcacgtgtccgccccctcgcgccatgtcaatcactgcgtgaacaaggcggggcttgcagaaggtcagagactcaaatctcaagaagaggattcaagtgagagaacatggacaagacagttggtccgtgtacgttttgatcatttcagtttatggctttaatatttcattcgcactggtaggcagggctgaaacgctgctttcatctgattggtcgaatcgctccagcttcagctaggtcttttcattctttcaggcagaataagagtcagtgcgagtgtgacactgtaatgtctgaaaccaccgctcactgttaattagcataatatttgaatccgatgtagctgggcacataattcgtgctgctgagacctgcaaattatttcttggttgtagtattgtatgaatattgtcccactgataaatacagtgcaaatagttctgtctctttggaaaaaagtgaagtggaaataaaaatcaataatagactgaacagtaccatgtctgtaacatttaccactctcatcttttaagtcataaggcactaggtatgtgtgtgtgacattaataaataattgtaaaaaattaatatagttacatttctaaaaaaaaaaatattaaaattagctctatgctgctcagtgctcctttagcctaccccagagcgccctctcgcggctgtagacggtaatgttttctcttggttctgaataaatgcgacttatatatgtttttttcctcgtcatgacgtgtttttggactgatgcaacttataccgaaaaatacgagttccattattattattatttattatgagagtaactgacacagactagaactttaatgtttcaccaaattcagctcagatcttcagactcgtctgactcgtattgctgtataactggccagacttaccttcccaaaaaatcctatttaattttatttcataaatttaactatatttatttccacttcactgttatccaaggagacagaactatttgcactgtttttatcagtgggacaatatttatacaatactataacctagaaataatttaacggggtctcttgcaagtcgcagcagcacgaattatgtgcccagctacatatgattcaaatattatgctaattaacagttagcggtggtttcagacattaaagtgcttcactcgcactgactcttattctgcctgaaagaatggaaagaccgagttgaaagtggagcgattcgaccaatcagatgaaagcagcgtttcagctccgcccacaagtgcgaatgaaatattgaagccataaaccgaaatgatcaaaacgtacacggaccaactgtcttgtccatgttctctcacttgaatcctcttcttgagatttgagtctctgaccttctgcaagccccgccttgttcacgcagtgattgacatggcgggagggggcggagacgtgatcggctcggaatgccttttcaatgtgcacattgaattttgctacattcattgcgggacactgaatgaaaatgcaatcgtaagtgtcttgactgtgagtgttaatgcatttaagaaaaatagcatttaaatgataattttgccacagtttttgcttgaacatgttatacatatctaataatttctttaatacattttaattttaattttgcaacttataaagcgttaaaatttgtattcattttacatattaaaactggtgtatgaaatgccaaatgaaaattatgtaatttaattttcattttgcaccaaacgttgcacaaatgtattggaaaatttaaaaataaatacagaaatgcattgccattttacatattgcattgtcattttgcatattacattgcatatTGAATATCGCTATCCATGTGCTTCCATATGGTGGACATTAAATGGTTATTCAAATGATTATTATGCAGTCTtctaataaatctaataaaacacCTTATCAACTCTGCCTGAAGGTTTTGCCAATTCTAGTTCAACCTGTTAAAGTGTGTTTGCTAAGTTTGTGCAGGAGCCACTCGATGAATCAGCAGCTTTCGTTGATGAGCAAGGTGAGCTAATTCACTCAATATTAGGAAAACATCACAAAATCACATGACTAAAAGGCAGTGTGACACTATCACAAATAAAACTATATACTCCATCTTCTATCCAAAATTTTTTTGAGTGACTATTAAAACAGATTGACACGATGAAGCATTAAATCCTTTctcctgcttgtgttttttttttttaaagcaaaaaaaacaaaattgtgttGCACCTCGTCAGGACATAGTGTAACTTAACTTGTAAacaaatatatgcatgtacaagCAAACACACCTTTTTACATGTAAAAGCACACATGCATCACACAAATACTCACACACCTGTCGGCGTGTTGCAGTGGCTGAGGCTGACAGTGAGTTCTCCTCAAATTTAGCCAGCAGTTGCATTGCCATGGACCGAACCTTGCTGTGACTCTCAGCGACCTTTGGTTCTGAACCAGGAGTTAATTCtgaagtcttgttttctttggTATCATGAGGAACGTCCTCCTATATCAGGAAAATATCCCAGAGAATCAACATAAACGTTATGCTTAATAgatcaaaaaatacattatatataccaCATACAGTATAGTATACAgtactacagtatatatatacagtacagaccaaaagtttggagacattactatttttaatgtttttgaaagaagtttcttctgctcatcaagcctgcatttatttgatctaaaatacagggggaaaaaaaattaatattgtgatatattattacaatttaaaataattgtttttaaatttattatactttaaattatcatttatttctgtgatgcaaagctgaatttttaggaccattatcacatgatcctttagaaattattctaatatgatgattcattatcaaagttggaaacagttctgctgcttaatattttttcagaacatgtgatacttttttaggatactttgatgaataaaaagtaaaaaaaaaaaaaaaagaagctatgtttttaaaatataaatattttgtaataacaatatacactactggtcagttatttggggtcagtagtttttttttctttcttttttttaataaaatcaatacttttattcagcaaggatgtgttaaattgataaaaattttaatgatgctgaaaattcagctttgcatcacaggaataattttttttgaagtatattcaaatagaaaacttattttaagttgtaataatatttcacaatattactgttttttctgtatttttgatcaaataaatgcaggcttgatgagcagaagaaacttctttaaaaaacataaaaaatagtaatgtttccaaacttttggtctgtactgtatatatatatattgtgtcaaAACAACTCACCTCCACTGACTGGCCAGTCTGGCTTGTTCTCCTTCTCTTTCCAACACTATCTGTTTCCTTCTCTTTCTTATCCTGAAAAACAGCACATCTTAACATATGGGTAACGGCTGATAAAAGACTGTTGTgtaattgtgagtgtgtgtggaccTTGGGATTGCGTTTGCGGGACAGACTCTGTCCCAGTTTGCTGAGCAGTGAGATGGGTGACCTGGTGCTAGAGAACAGAACAGCTTTCTCTTCTGAGCTCAGGTTTCCTggtcagagagagaaaaaaagtgtgtatataaataaacataaaaggtCAGAAATATtacgaaaataaaataaacaaataatgccCTATTCCTGACCACCAGCTGGCGCTGTGTCTTTGAGGAGCTCATAAAGTTGACTGAGGTACATGACCATGCTAAGAGAGTCGCTCTCTTCCAGCGTGCTCATCTCCTTGCCGGTCATTATAGGACAAATACCAAATTCCTGCTCCGCCATGTCCAAACCCAACTGACCATTGAGCTCCGCCTCACTCTCCTCCAGAGACGCAAAATCACTGCAAGAAACAAAGACGCTAGTGTCAGAGTCACACATTCAGAAAACCTCAATGCAATAAAACAATCAACCCACACTTGAATTACTAAATTTCCTTTTGAAGGACTGAAAGATTTTCAGTTTTTAGCTTGAGCCCATCAATATAATAGTATCTATAGAGGACTGGGAGAGTTACATtagtatataaacatttatttaatgagtTAACAAATATATACTACATAGATAAATAATCAAATATGACAACAAATACACAAGTCTGACTGAAAATGTCAATTACAtgtaattgattttatttattgacAACTATACACTGTCAATAAATAACTATAAATTTCATAGAaatcataaaatatgttatatttttactgacacgtgatctatttatttatttatattttcattaaatctTTATTAATATAGCACTCTTAAATCCTCTAGTCCGACAGAAAATCTAATttacatgcaatttatttattgacAAATTTCCCCCAAAAAAATTTTTATAGTGTGAAGAAATAAATAACctcatgcaataaataaataataaaatatgtatttatattatgatgtaattaaatatattaaatatattatttataaatacatttaataatatgtaatatatttatatgtatatttatttattgacacaTTTCATGATCTATTTAGCTACTGAtgcttttaatgaaatatttattaatatggcACTCCCAAATcccccataaataaataaataaattataaatatatatatatatatatatatatatatatatatatatatatatatatatatatatatatatatatatatatatataattgttttatttttaccaaatatacatatttaaaatggcCCCTTCTGGGAAGCAGACCAAAAATATTTGTGCCACAGTTTCATCAAATACATTTTCATCCAATAAAATGCTGGCAATAGAAAGCAGCAACCCATAGTTTTACCAATGTGTGAAATAAACCAGTTTACCAGTCCAGATCTTTTACCACAACGCCACAACCCTTGTTCTTATTAGTAAAGAGTGTGAACTCACATGAGGTCAGGTCTGAATCTGTGAATGAGAGCGCACAGGGCCAGGCCGCTTCTCCAGGAAGTTGTGAAGTCCATCACACACACGTTAATGTAACCGAGTGTTTGCTCCTGACACCAGCTCAGCAGCTTACTGTAACGAGCCACTGActctacacacacagacagcatgTTAGATTGTGTATGAATGTATATGTGGGAGACAGTATATATGAGGTCACGCATACCTTGGCGTGTAAGTCTTGGGTGTGGAGAGCTGACTGCGTCAAGGCTCAAGATCGGCCTCTCACCTGTGTCTATGAGATGACACACCTGCACACATATGTTCAACATCATCATGATCACCATCACTGATTGTGACTTGACCAGAACTGCAAGTTTCTAACCTGAGCAGCGCCGATGAGTTGCATATTGATGTTGGGATAGCGGCTAGCAGGATCCATGCTGTATTGGCTGTGGTTTTTACTGATGTTTTCTGGAGTTGTCTGAGGAAGCAACCGATATACACTCTCTCTGAGACGGGGAAGATACAGAGGGGGTATAAGAACAGAATCTTATATTGTCAAAACTGTTTGTTCATAAATCTGCCTTGACTTTATCCAGAATCTGACCTCTCAGCCAGAACCTGTGAAGGGGTGTTGCCCTGACCCCAGCTGCGAACCATCCAGGCCGTGTCCATGGCTCCCAGGAAGCCCCGAGCAATTCCTGTTCCCATTGGCCAGAACGGCTATAGGAAAAAGAGCTGTGTAAATACACTTAAATGCTTAAAATGAGGAAAAACAGAGCAAACAACTCAGGAAAATATCGCAGATGTTTTCagaatgt
This window harbors:
- the LOC132098788 gene encoding protein-methionine sulfoxide oxidase mical3b-like isoform X11 — its product is MWDGQSKTCHVHALFDVFVQAVTCRETLRAFQELCEELKLHPGGQPQFYHTLRSRLHYWKAKALWAKLDKRASQREYMRGHACTNTTCLIIGAGPCGLRTAIELRFLGARVVLVEKRDTFSRNNVLHLWPFTIQDLRGLGAKKFYGKFCAGAIDHISIRQLQLMLLKVALLLGVEIYVNVEFKHLVEPPENQEKRVGWRAEVHPSSHPVSQLEFDVVIGADGRRNTLPGFRRKEFRGKLAIAVTANFINRNTTAEAKVEEISGVAFIFNQRFFQDLRQATGIDLENIVYYKDDTHYFVMTAKKQSLLEKGVILRDYADTEMLLSRDNVDQNALLSYAHEAADFSTNHQLPTLDFAINHYGEPDVAMFDFTCMYASENAAMVRQRRGHPLLVALVGDSLLEPFWPMGTGIARGFLGAMDTAWMVRSWGQGNTPSQVLAERESVYRLLPQTTPENISKNHSQYSMDPASRYPNINMQLIGAAQVCHLIDTGERPILSLDAVSSPHPRLTRQESVARYSKLLSWCQEQTLGYINVCVMDFTTSWRSGLALCALIHRFRPDLIDFASLEESEAELNGQLGLDMAEQEFGICPIMTGKEMSTLEESDSLSMVMYLSQLYELLKDTAPAGGNLSSEEKAVLFSSTRSPISLLSKLGQSLSRKRNPKDKKEKETDSVGKRRRTSQTGQSVEEDVPHDTKENKTSELTPGSEPKVAESHSKVRSMAMQLLAKFEENSLSASATATRRQGYQKEFPVNMGGSDVCYFCGRRVYVMERLSAEGKFFHRSCFQCDHCSTTLRLSNYAYDQLHGKFYCKHHFSFRMAQRKRPAPPVTPRPTPAPPAPSSASTSLSSLGTTTPIDSWSSIAHPDMVSIQAKRLCGTPERIELENYKPCPKQQDSPLQDVPEETLAQHNLSTSMKDKNTEEQSSSSESDLEEEELAWKEEEPNIRTNGERELDLGKELKEEEGGENQENQEEVNAEDEDEEEEEEEGGGVSEESQDEGDSSDEGEYCPWQRERLSGVWLEEEEAEFVKAESFEGYSDDTDIDTSSVGESKPCNQQEQEESISMHQSPVESPPSLKSPESGPTPTSELSMNPENPPVKRLEVVEEFWLKSAEIRKSLGLTPLPRECDPKHTAAQTSNVKESFYTSVVYIPSCNTNSAHQMPRNCDSSSRMQSQSTSPPEPSHTMEGDAGVALEETIGRCSVIHRLSITVEGCVMGDKQDLDLNSTSFGNESILNPDTGLPTPPYSPSHSPLIGKQCHALHHSEPILDREVMVFSSTCAIPVPERGSFNPNLDQVRSLPQDEIEILCGYEEEEASRLPERSGVSETRDMASKMDNCRLEHRRTLPDRMVAPLLAGGPEVRSEIKLWGADTCVEEKEKKCNSLFSPRKSRKSVNAVTETQQEPGKHKSLWKTVCSVYKKDKKRKEAVMVTKTLPVATNAESKRKVSGINRTSDLCFRKNQSFSEDTDLSCHALLERCPLRAQRAETEEELNAKLIRRVQIAARRQAKQEELRRLHRAQIIQRQLEQVEVKQRQLEEKGIAVEKALRGEAVEPFLGSPRRRPVYLCPCCSSEEAKAKGTEHDHSVYVCTVFFLYVVQEPPLHQLRMGKKDDPSLMHQWFKLVQEKNALVRYESELMIFARELELEDRQSRLQQELRERMAVDDHLKGEDELAEERHILSEILDVVEQRDALVALLEEQRLREKEEDSDLEAIMLSKGFSLHWD